One Gordonia mangrovi genomic region harbors:
- the qcrB gene encoding cytochrome bc1 complex cytochrome b subunit produces MTIADRVAAQANEVDSRYHAAPGIRRQINKVFPTHWSFLLGEIALYSFIILLVSGVYLTLFFDPSMSEVIYDGAYQPLNGVMMTKAYATTLDISFEVRGGLFVRQIHHWAALLFAASIVVHMARIFFTGAFRRPREANWIIGSVLLILAMFEGFFGYSLPDDLLSGTGVRAAMSGIVLGIPLIGTWIHWALFGGQFPGDIIIPRLYMLHILLFPGIILALIGAHLALVWYQKHTQFPGPGRTEKNVVGVRILPVFAVKSGAFFAITTGVLAIMAGVFQINPVWTIGPYNPAHVSAGSQPDIYMMWTDGLARLMPAWELYLGNYTIPAIFWVVVVITIMFIVMFAYPWMEKRLTGDDAHHNLLQRPRDVPVRTGIGAMALSFWIILTLSCMNDIIALQFDISLNATTWMGRIGLIVVPPLAYFISYRWALALQRSDRAVLAHGIETGIIKRLPQGEYIEVHQPLGPVDDHGHPIPLPYEGAALPKRMNKLGSAGAPGTGSILLEDPPEQQARNVEREHEVEKAEQKALRELQAKDGNPLD; encoded by the coding sequence ATGACCATCGCCGACCGTGTCGCGGCGCAGGCCAACGAGGTCGACTCGCGATATCACGCTGCACCGGGTATCCGGCGGCAGATCAACAAGGTGTTCCCCACGCACTGGTCGTTCCTGCTGGGTGAGATCGCGCTGTACAGCTTCATCATCCTGCTGGTCTCGGGTGTCTACCTGACCCTTTTCTTCGATCCGTCGATGTCCGAGGTCATCTATGACGGCGCCTATCAGCCACTCAACGGCGTGATGATGACCAAGGCGTACGCCACCACCCTCGACATCTCGTTCGAGGTGCGCGGTGGTCTGTTCGTCCGGCAGATCCACCACTGGGCGGCTCTGCTGTTCGCCGCCTCCATCGTGGTGCACATGGCGCGCATCTTCTTCACCGGCGCATTCCGCCGCCCGCGTGAGGCCAACTGGATCATCGGCTCGGTGCTGCTGATCCTGGCGATGTTCGAGGGCTTCTTCGGCTACTCACTGCCCGACGACCTGCTGTCGGGCACCGGCGTTCGCGCCGCCATGAGCGGCATCGTCCTCGGTATCCCGCTCATCGGCACCTGGATCCACTGGGCGCTGTTCGGTGGCCAATTCCCCGGCGACATCATCATCCCGCGCCTGTACATGCTGCACATCCTGCTCTTCCCGGGCATCATCCTGGCGCTGATCGGCGCACACCTGGCGCTGGTCTGGTACCAGAAGCACACGCAGTTCCCCGGCCCCGGCCGCACCGAGAAGAACGTCGTCGGTGTGCGCATCCTGCCGGTCTTCGCCGTCAAGTCCGGCGCGTTCTTCGCCATCACCACCGGTGTCCTCGCCATCATGGCGGGCGTCTTCCAGATCAACCCGGTCTGGACGATCGGGCCCTACAACCCGGCGCACGTCTCCGCCGGTTCCCAGCCCGACATCTACATGATGTGGACCGACGGCCTGGCCAGACTCATGCCCGCCTGGGAGTTGTACCTGGGCAACTACACGATCCCGGCGATCTTCTGGGTGGTCGTGGTGATCACGATCATGTTCATCGTGATGTTCGCCTACCCATGGATGGAGAAACGCCTGACCGGCGACGATGCCCACCACAACCTGTTGCAGCGTCCGCGTGACGTGCCGGTCCGCACCGGCATCGGCGCCATGGCCCTGTCCTTCTGGATCATCCTCACCCTGTCGTGCATGAACGACATCATCGCGTTGCAGTTCGACATCTCGCTGAACGCGACGACGTGGATGGGCCGGATCGGTTTGATCGTGGTGCCGCCGCTGGCCTACTTCATCAGTTACCGGTGGGCGTTGGCACTGCAGCGCAGTGACCGTGCGGTGCTGGCCCACGGCATCGAGACCGGCATCATCAAGCGTCTTCCGCAGGGTGAGTACATCGAGGTGCACCAGCCGCTCGGCCCCGTCGACGACCACGGTCATCCGATCCCGCTCCCCTACGAGGGCGCGGCGCTGCCCAAGCGGATGAACAAGCTCGGTTCGGCCGGCGCACCCGGCACCGGTTCGATCCTGCTGGAGGACCCGCCGGAGCAGCAGGCCCGCAACGTCGAACGCGAGCAC